One Spinacia oleracea cultivar Varoflay chromosome 4, BTI_SOV_V1, whole genome shotgun sequence DNA segment encodes these proteins:
- the LOC110789981 gene encoding protein argonaute 2, with the protein MEMEGYGYGRGRAGGNGGGRGGRGGAQGGRSRGRGGYGGRGRENQQPQYHQQPPQFNQQRPHPPPQFNQQRPQQPPQFQQQRPQSQQQRPQQQFRQPSMVQGHQWGSGPAIEGRSGPNWRPANAAAGVGSSHGQQQVTSGNYAAKLQQSTETRADRGLVPKMQSLKLSEGASQSSVAGELVPIKRPDSGGLEKIRTVNILVNHFPVSFNAESVIRHYDIEVKPEVASPSGRPVKVTKTNLSLVMEKLFSDNSDFPLEMTAFDGEKNIFSAVELPTGTFTVELSPEEDVRCHTYKFSVTLVNELKLHKLKDYLTGNLLQLPREVLQGMDVVMKENPRRHMVSIGKSFHSIDPKQSPLYYGLVASEGFQHSLKPTSQGLALCLDYSVLAVRKRIPVIHFLREHIELTVFNSDSFRRRWKDIEHALIGLKVTVTHRRTKQKYVVSGLTDRNACDISFTVEDPNSQLPPRSVRLLDYFREKYPGIEIKYEDIPCLSLGKGRMANYVPLELCVLVEGQRLHKEELDRDSALLLKNMSLAHPGDRKTKICGMLQQDHGPSGGEISKNFGIDVTMNMTRVRGRVMEPPKLKLRSSPDKVNAINVDKDSCQWNLVNKLVVEGTTLKHWAVLDLSSFERRPADRLNKDFIPKLVARCNKLGLQMDYPLFTEQARMSVLASAESLTPVLEKVQRQAWKACQNNLQLLLCVMSSKDAGYMYIKWVSETKIGLVTQCCLSKMANKGQDQYLANLGMKINAKLGGSNAELYNQLPLFNEDAGHVMLIGADVNHPRPRDYLSPSIAAVVASMNWPAANKYIPRISPQGHCVEQIENFGHICLELIECYEKMNGVKPHKLVIFRDGVSEGQFDMVLNTELLGLKKVFQAIDYRPTITLIVAQKRHQTRLFPETQRDGGRNGNIPPGTVVDTTIVHPSEYDFYLCSHYGSIGTSKPTHYHVLWDEHNFSSDSVQKFIYDLCFTFARCCKPVSLAPPVYYADLLAYRGRLHYDAQSEKHSSSGNSSSSLALSSTSTSTSDMNALHSGIQDLMYFI; encoded by the exons ATGGAAATGGAAGGATACGGTTATGGAAGGGGTCGCGCTGGTGGTAATGGCGGCGGAAGAGGTGGTAGGGGTGGCGCTCAGGGAGGCAGAAGCCGTGGTAGAGGTGGTTATGGCGGACGAGGGAGAGAGAATCAACAGCCCCAGTACCATCAGCAACCACCGCAATTTAATCAGCAGAGGCCACACCCACCACCGCAATTTAATCAGCAGCGGCCACAACAACCTCCACAGTTTCAGCAGCAGAGGCCACAATCACAACAGCAACGGCCACAACAACAGTTCCGTCAACCTTCTATGGTGCAGGGGCATCAATGGGGTTCCGGGCCGGCGATTGAGGGCCGGAGTGGGCCCAATTGGAGACCCGCTAACGCCGCTGCTGGAGTTGGATCTTCCCATGGCCAACAACAGGTTACCAGTGGAAATTATGCTGCTAAATTGCAACAATCGACTGAGACTCGCGCTGATCGCG GACTTGTCCCAAAGATGCAGTCGCTGAAATTGTCGGAAGGGGCTTCTCAATCTTCTGTTGCTGGAGAATTGGTGCCTATTAAACGACCGGATAGTGGTGGTTTGGAGAAAATTCGCACTGTCAACATCCTTGTCAATCATTTTCCTGTCAGCTTCAATGCTGAGAGTGTAATTAGACACTATGACATTGAAGTCAAGCCTGAAGTTGCATCTCCCAGCGGCCGCCCTGTGAAGGTAACAAAGACTAATCTGAGTTTGGTTATGGAGAAGCTCTTCTCTGATAACTCAGATTTTCCTTTGGAAATGACTGCCTTTGATGGTGAGAAGAATATATTCAGTGCAGTTGAATTGCCTACTGGAACCTTTACAGTAGAGCTTTCTCCTGAGGAAGATGTGAGGTGCCACACATATAAGTTCAGTGTGACGCTTGTGAATGAGCTGAAGCTTCACAAATTGAAGGATTATTTGACTGGAAATCTGCTGCAGCTTCCCCGTGAAGTATTACAGGGGATGGATGTTGTAATGAAGGAGAATCCAAGGAGGCATATGGTTAGCATTGGCAAAAGCTTTCACTCAATCGACCCAAAGCAGTCACCTCTTTACTATGGACTGGTTGCGTCAGAAGGGTTTCAGCATAGTTTGAAGCCAACTTCACAAGGCTTAGCGTTGTGCTTGGATTATTCAGTTCTGGCAGTTCGAAAGAGAATACCTGTTATTCATTTTCTTAGGGAACATATTGAGCTTACTGTGTTCAATTCCGACAGTTTCCGCAGAAGGTGGAAGGATATTGAGCATGCACTAATAGGACTTAAAGTTACAGTAACCCATCGTCGCACGAAGCAGAAATATGTTGTATCAGGGTTAACAGACAGAAATGCCTGTGACATTTCCTTCACTGTTGAAGATCCTAACAGTCAGCTGCCTCCAAGATCTGTACGTCTTCTTGATTATTTTCGGGAGAAGTATCCCGGGATAGAGATAAAGTATGAGGACATACCTTGCTTGAGTTTGGGGAAAGGCAGGATGGCAAATTATGTTCCGTTAGAGCTCTGTGTTTTGGTTGAAGGTCAGAGGTTACATAAGGAAGAACTGGACAGGGATTCAGCTCTTTTGTTGAAGAATATGTCACTTGCACATCCTGGGGACAGGAAAACTAAAATATGTGGCATGTTGCAACAGGATCATGGACCTTCCGG GGGCGAAATCAGCAAAAATTTCGGAATTGATGTCACGATGAACATGACACGAGTCAGAGGTCGGGTGATGGAGCCGCCAAAATTGAAGCTAAGATCATCACCTGACAAAGTAAATGCCATCAACGTGGACAAAGATAGCTGTCAGTGGAATCTTGTTAACAAATTAGTTGTTGAAGGCACAACCCTTAAGCATTGGGCTGTTTTGGACTTGAGCAGTTTTGAGAGAAGACCAGCTGACCGATTGAATAAGGACTTCATTCCAAAGCTTGTTGCCCGTTGCAACAAACTAGGGTTGCAGATGGATTATCCTTTGTTCACTGAACAGGCTAGGATGTCTGTGCTGGCGAGTGCTGAATCACTAACTCCTGTTCTGGAAAAAGTTCAGCGTCAGGCATGGAAGGCTTGTCAGAACAACTTACAGCTTCTTTTATGTGTGATGTCAAGCAAGGATGCTGGTTATATGTACATCAAGTGGGTTTCTGAGACAAAGATAGGACTTGTTACCCAGTGTTGCCTTTCAAAAATGGCGAATAAAGGGCAAGATCAGTACCTGGCTAATCTTGGAATGAAAATAAATGCTAAGCTAGGAGGTAGCAATGCTGAGCTTTATAATCAACTTCCTCTATTTAATGAAGATGCAGGTCATGTGATGCTTATTGGGGCTGATGTCAACCATCCTCGTCCCAGGGATTATTTGAGTCCATCAATAGCTGCCGTTGTTGCCTCAATGAATTGGCCTGCTGCAAACAAATACATTCCTCGAATAAGCCCACAGGGTCATTGTGTGGAACAAATTGAAAACTTTGGACACATTTGTCTTGAGCTTATTGAATGTTATGAAAAGATGAATGGAGTTAAACCACATAAACTTGTGATATTTCGTGATGGTGTCAGTGAAGGACAGTTTGATATGGTACTCAACACAGAGCTTTTGGGTCTGAAGAAAGTGTTCCAGGCTATTGACTATCGCCCCACCATAACACTTATTGTTGCTCAGAAACGACACCAGACACGCTTATTTCCAGAAACTCAAAGAGATGGGGGTAGAAATGGTAACATACCTCCTGGCACAGTGGTGGATACGACAATTGTTCATCCATCAGAGTATGATTTCTATCTCTGCAGTCATTATGGGAGCATTGGGACCAGCAAACCAACACACTATCATGTCTTGTGGGATGAACACAACTTTTCTTCTGACAGCGTGCAGAAGTTCATATATGACTTGTGCTTCACCTTTGCTAGGTGTTGTAAGCCTGTTTCACTGGCTCCTCCAGTCTACTATGCTGATCTTTTAGCCTACAGAGGACGACTGCATTATGATGCGCAGTCGGAGAAACACTCTTCTTCAGGAAATTCATCGTCTTCCCTTGCATTATCATCtacatcaacatcaacatctGATATGAATGCACTACACTCTGGTATACAAGATTTAATGTATTTCATCTGA